Part of the Streptomyces sp. RFCAC02 genome is shown below.
GGTGGCGAGGCCCCTGTCCGTCGTGCTGTGCTCGCTGCCGTTCAGGCTGCCGTGGCGGGAACAGGCGCTCCTGTCCTGGGCCGGGCTGCGCGGCGCCGTGCCCATCGTGCTGGCCACCATCCCGATGGTCGCCGGTGTGCCCGACAGCGACCGGATCTTCAGCGTCGTCTTCGTCCTGGTCGTCGTCTTCACACTGCTCCAGGGACCCACGCTGCCCGGGTTCGCCCGGCGGCTGCGGCTCGGGGAGGGCGGGGAGACCGTGGACGTCGGCATCGAGTCGGCCCCGCTGGAGCGGCTGCGGGGGCACCTGCTCTCCGTGTCGATCCCCCGCGGCTCGCGGATGCACGGGGTGGAGGTGACCGAGCTGCGGCTGCCCCCGGAGGCGGCCGTCACGCTCGTGGTGCGCGACGGGCACAGCTTCGTGCCCGACCGCTCGACGGTGCTGCGGCGCGGGGACGAACTCCTCGTCGTCACCACGGACACCGTGCGCGACGCGGTGGAGCGGCGGCTCGTCGCCGTCGGGCGCGGCGGCAAGCTGGCGGGCTGGCTGGGGGAGCCGGACAGCCCGGCCCCGCCGCCGGGCCGTGAGTGACGCCGGGGGCGGCAGTGGACGCGGAGGGCCGGAATGTTGCACGATGGAGCGTGGTTAGCACTCCATGAGGACGAGTGCCAGGAGGATGAAGTGCCGACGTATCAGTATCAGTGCACCGCGTGCAACGAGGGTCTCGAAGTGGTGCAGAAGTTCACCGACGACGCCCTGACGGTGTGCCCCTCGTGCCAGGGGCGGCTGAAGAAGGTGTTCTCGGCCGTCGGCATCGTCTTCAAGGGCTCCGGCTTCTACCGCAACGACAGCCGTAACGCCACGTCGTCCAGCAGCCCGGCGTCCTCGTCGAAGCCGGAGAAGAAGGCGGACGGCGGTTCGTCCTCCGCGGCCTCGGGGAGCACGGCGTCCGCCTCCTCCTCGTCCTCGTCGGCGAGCACCTCCTCGTCCACGTCGGGCGCCGCGGCCTCCGCCGCATGAGCGAGTCCCGCGCGGACATCGGGGTCATCGGCGGGTCCGGGTTCTACTCGTTCCTCGACGATGTGACGGAGATCTCCGTCGACACGCCCTACGGCGCCCCCAGCGACTCGCTGTTCGTCGGCGAGCTGGCCGGGCGCCGGGTGGCGTTCCTGCCCCGGCACGGCCGGGGCCACCACCTGCCGCCCGCGCGGATCAACTACCGGGCCAACCTCTGGGCGCTCCGCTCCCTCGGCGTGCGCCAGGTCCTCGGACCGTGCGCGGTCGGCGGCCTGCGCGCCGAGTACGGCCCGGGCACCCTGCTCGTCCCCGACCAGCTCGTGGACCGCACGAAGAGCCGCGTCCAGACGTTCTACGACGGCGAGCCGCGCGCTGACGGGCAGCGGCCCGACGTCCTGCACCTGACCTTCGCCGACCCGTACTGCCCGGTCGGCCGTTCCGTGGCGCTGGCGACGGCGCGCGAGCGCGGCTGGGCGGCCGTGGACGGCGGCACGATGTGCGTGATCGAGGGGCCGCGCTTCTCGACGCGTGCCGAGTCCGTGTGGCACGCGGCCCAGGGCTGGTCGGTCGTCGGCATGACCGGGCACCCGGAGGCGGTCCTCGCCCGCGAGCTGGAGCTGTGCTACACGTCGCTGGCGCTCGTCACCGACCTGGACGCGGGCGCCGAGGTCGGCGAGGGCGTGTCCCACGCGGAGGTCCTCGAGGTCTTCGCACAGAACATCGGGCGTCTCCGTGACGTGCTGTTCGACGTCGTGGGGCGCCTCCCGGAGACCGGTGAGCGCGATTGCCTGTGCGCGGGTGCGCTGATGGGCCAGACGTCGGGCATCGACCTGCCCTGACGGCCGCGTCGCACGGCTCGGTTCACCCTTGCGGGTGGCGGAGTTTTCCACAGGCCGTGAGTTGTCCACAGGCCCGAGCGGGGATCCGGCGTGCCGTGCAGGCTGGCCCGCATGCGTATCCCACGTCGTTCCGCCGTCGCGTCGGCGGGCACCTTCCCCTCGTCCTCCTCCATGGCCGGCTCGCCCGCGCCGGCAGCGCGGCCCGCGGTCCCCGCGTTCCCGCCCGTGCGGCCCCGCGGCGGCGGATGGCGCCCGTGGCGCGCGCTGCGCGGCAGACGCAGGGCCGTCGCCCTGTCCCTGACGGCCGCCGGGGCCGTCCTGGCCGTCGCTCTCCCCGGCGGCGTCCTACTCCCCGGCACTGATGTGCGGTCCGAACCGGCCGCCGCCCGCCCCGCCGTCGCCCCCGCACCGGTGGCCGCGGAGAGCGCGGGCAGCGCCGACGCCGTCGTGCGGGCTCCGGTGCGGATCGCGGACGCCGCCGCGGCCGCGCTGATCGAGCCGGGCGACCGGGTGGACGTCCTGGCGGCCTTCCCTGCGACCGCTGGTCAGGAGGTACGGGCGGCCGAGGTCGTCGCGCGCCGGGCGACCGTTGCCGAGGTGCCCCGTGCCGACGGCGCCGGACCCGTGGACGGCGCGGGCGGCGCGCTCCTCGTGCTGAACGTCCCCCGCCGGACGGCGGCCGAGCTGGCGGGCGCCGCGGCCGTCGCCGAACTGGCGGTGACCCGGTGGTGAGGGCGTGGCCCGTGCTCGATTGGACAGGCGTCCGCGTGCTGGTGCAGCGTGTCCGGCGCGGCACCAACGGAGCGGGAGAAAGGCGCGGCGGTGAGCGACGGGAAACAGGGTCTGATGGCCGGCACCAGGACGGTGATGAGTGGGTTCCGGGACTTCCTGATGCGGGGGAACGTCGTCGAGCTGGCCGTCGCCGTGGTGGTCGGCGCGGCGTTCACCGGCATCGTGAACGCGGTGGTGGAGGGCGTCATCAACCCGCTGGTCGGCGCCTTCGGCACCCGCGACCTGGACCACTACACCCTGTGCCTGCGGGGCGACTGCGCGCCGAACA
Proteins encoded:
- a CDS encoding FmdB family zinc ribbon protein yields the protein MPTYQYQCTACNEGLEVVQKFTDDALTVCPSCQGRLKKVFSAVGIVFKGSGFYRNDSRNATSSSSPASSSKPEKKADGGSSSAASGSTASASSSSSSASTSSSTSGAAASAA
- a CDS encoding S-methyl-5'-thioadenosine phosphorylase, translated to MSESRADIGVIGGSGFYSFLDDVTEISVDTPYGAPSDSLFVGELAGRRVAFLPRHGRGHHLPPARINYRANLWALRSLGVRQVLGPCAVGGLRAEYGPGTLLVPDQLVDRTKSRVQTFYDGEPRADGQRPDVLHLTFADPYCPVGRSVALATARERGWAAVDGGTMCVIEGPRFSTRAESVWHAAQGWSVVGMTGHPEAVLARELELCYTSLALVTDLDAGAEVGEGVSHAEVLEVFAQNIGRLRDVLFDVVGRLPETGERDCLCAGALMGQTSGIDLP